One genomic window of Pseudomonadales bacterium includes the following:
- a CDS encoding DUF4868 domain-containing protein: MPDNINLFALLDDSQTPVRRIPLTAGLSTELAGLFVAQKDDLIAEGQVIEFTGSYNVDTGEIFSIVDYPIPDAISNAIGNPLTCPVLDLNSETHRIKALFTGVWDEQVQTVSLQVFDSGKLLKRGITIIGSGNTYKKLEEPGLVLQDKLTAHFDNGILYFVSYHNTKRFLDLGDYYREATNADLDEFAGSDLFEFEDQDSFKKNADSIIRKKIALLQKNKVLENLTVNDIHSIAGNFNQELPEEHHIAININDAGKLVIPEDKKQLKELIRFLDEDYVTAPLTKRKCLTNSKKYL; the protein is encoded by the coding sequence ATGCCCGATAATATCAATCTTTTCGCCTTGTTGGACGACTCTCAAACACCAGTACGTCGGATACCTCTGACGGCAGGCTTAAGTACAGAACTTGCTGGCCTGTTCGTTGCTCAGAAGGATGATCTGATAGCGGAGGGGCAGGTCATCGAATTTACTGGTAGCTATAACGTTGATACGGGCGAAATTTTCTCCATAGTGGATTACCCAATACCTGATGCGATAAGTAACGCTATTGGCAATCCGTTAACCTGCCCCGTCCTTGATTTGAATTCTGAAACTCATCGAATAAAAGCGCTCTTTACTGGTGTTTGGGATGAACAAGTCCAGACTGTAAGTTTGCAAGTATTTGATTCAGGGAAGCTTCTAAAAAGAGGTATTACTATTATAGGGTCAGGCAATACTTATAAAAAACTAGAGGAGCCAGGGTTAGTTTTGCAAGACAAGTTAACTGCTCATTTTGACAATGGAATACTGTACTTTGTCTCATACCATAATACTAAACGCTTTCTCGATTTAGGCGATTACTATAGAGAGGCGACTAATGCCGATTTGGATGAATTTGCTGGTAGTGATTTATTTGAATTTGAAGACCAGGATTCATTTAAGAAAAACGCAGATTCAATCATTCGTAAAAAAATCGCATTGCTTCAAAAAAACAAAGTGCTAGAGAATTTAACTGTGAATGATATTCATTCTATTGCTGGTAACTTTAATCAAGAACTTCCAGAAGAACACCATATCGCCATAAATATTAATGATGCTGGAAAATTGGTTATACCCGAAGATAAAAAACAACTAAAAGAACTTATCCGTTTTCTCGATGAAGACTATGTTACCGCGCCTCTTACCAAACGTAAGTGTTTGACGAATTCCAAAAAGTACCTATAG
- a CDS encoding integrase domain-containing protein has product MGNVGGNRNYGYGKQLAWAGKNALADRYGQGHFSTRATHEERWNQFVHFLKGEGINDTRNITSTVLNKHNQLLKELVSKGEMSVAYAQNRLSTVNVVLETMRKDTVLRIKPAQIIGQRSHVRSTIPATVRPDVLKAITVKHGQNRTMLIAQLTRDLGLRFKEASLLDTRKALRQARQHGRINITQGTKGGRGKGSDRWIPVSNQCLQTLKAATLILGKEQSLIPPNSSYKQWRVHRYNQWRAMTNQTAINGFHDMRAAYACERYQAITGYPAPVIAGKRQADKALDKKARTILAQELGHNRTDVVSAYIGSSK; this is encoded by the coding sequence ATGGGCAACGTGGGCGGCAATCGTAATTATGGTTATGGCAAACAACTAGCATGGGCGGGTAAAAATGCACTGGCTGATCGTTATGGTCAGGGGCATTTCAGTACCCGTGCAACTCACGAAGAGCGCTGGAACCAATTTGTTCATTTTTTAAAGGGTGAAGGAATTAACGATACTAGAAATATTACCTCGACCGTTCTGAACAAACATAATCAGCTTTTGAAAGAATTAGTTAGCAAGGGAGAAATGAGCGTGGCCTATGCTCAAAACCGATTATCAACTGTCAACGTAGTGCTGGAAACCATGCGTAAAGATACCGTGCTGAGGATTAAGCCAGCGCAGATTATAGGGCAACGTTCTCACGTCCGTTCAACCATTCCCGCAACGGTCAGACCGGACGTGCTAAAAGCCATCACCGTTAAACACGGTCAAAACCGGACGATGCTCATTGCTCAACTCACCCGTGATCTGGGTTTACGTTTTAAAGAAGCTTCTTTACTCGATACACGCAAAGCCCTCCGCCAGGCCAGGCAACACGGGCGTATCAATATTACTCAAGGCACCAAAGGCGGACGAGGCAAAGGGTCAGACCGGTGGATACCCGTCAGTAACCAGTGTCTGCAAACCCTAAAAGCCGCCACTCTCATACTGGGCAAAGAACAGAGTCTAATTCCGCCAAACTCCAGCTATAAGCAATGGCGAGTCCACCGGTATAACCAGTGGCGTGCCATGACAAACCAGACAGCCATCAATGGTTTTCACGATATGCGAGCCGCTTATGCCTGCGAACGTTATCAAGCCATTACCGGTTATCCCGCGCCTGTTATTGCCGGAAAACGACAAGCCGATAAAGCACTGGATAAAAAAGCCCGTACTATTCTCGCCCAAGAATTAGGCCACAATCGCACCGATGTGGTTTCGGCTTATATCGGCAGCAGTAAATAA
- a CDS encoding AlpA family transcriptional regulator: MNCKILRLREVKEITGLSRSTIYLEIAKGKFPKQIQLTGARSVGWHESAIIQWVESRQQE; the protein is encoded by the coding sequence ATGAACTGTAAAATTCTGAGATTGAGGGAAGTAAAGGAAATAACAGGGTTGTCTCGCTCAACAATTTATCTGGAGATTGCCAAGGGAAAGTTTCCGAAACAAATACAATTGACGGGTGCCCGTTCGGTGGGGTGGCATGAAAGTGCAATCATACAATGGGTTGAATCAAGGCAGCAGGAGTAA
- a CDS encoding EAL domain-containing protein, whose product MEAASISFNASLHAMKSRVTRYSIYGLLIAATAVVVATMITAVYVDHHITIKSLLRAQKQNVALWVLDFMLFGFAFWGQYVSTSLSKNVRHLVNEQTAELVQKTEVLERQAIHDTTHDSLTDLPNRILLRDRLDQALLAAQRNQRLVALLVLDLNRFKEINDTLGHFSGDRLLKQIAIRLREVVYNTDTLARLGGDEFAIVSSIASEEDVYTVIEKIQRAFASPFSLNKMQLDVQASIGVAFAPKHGQNLESLMQCADVAMYIAKEDKRHYYIYEAAMDKHSSRRLSMIAQLRQAITKGDLCLHYQPQIDTKTGQLTGVEALVRWNHNEYGLVPPDEFIYLAEQSGLITELSRWVLRTAVEQATDWSRQNKQINVAVNISPATLLDPDLPDFLAGLLASSRLPRNTLALEITELSLVRDPDLALDVLNQIVAMGVAIAIDDFGTGYSSMSYLKKMPASRLKIDKTFVADMLDNENDAAIVRATIGLAHDLGMQVIAEGVETEDIATALRELSCDSLQGYFFSPPLPLKALELWISAISEKQPEYT is encoded by the coding sequence ATGGAAGCCGCCTCCATATCATTCAATGCCAGTCTTCACGCCATGAAATCCCGGGTGACGAGATATTCTATCTATGGCTTGTTGATCGCCGCTACCGCAGTAGTGGTGGCAACCATGATCACAGCGGTATACGTCGACCACCATATAACCATCAAATCCCTTCTGCGTGCTCAGAAGCAAAATGTCGCTCTCTGGGTGCTGGACTTCATGCTGTTCGGGTTCGCTTTCTGGGGTCAATATGTCAGCACCAGCCTGTCAAAAAATGTGCGCCACCTGGTCAACGAACAGACCGCTGAGCTGGTGCAAAAAACCGAAGTACTGGAACGCCAGGCAATACACGACACGACTCACGATTCACTCACCGACTTACCCAACAGAATTCTGCTGCGTGACCGCCTTGACCAGGCCTTGCTGGCAGCACAACGCAACCAGCGCCTGGTAGCGCTTCTGGTGCTGGATCTGAATCGATTCAAGGAAATTAATGACACCCTTGGCCATTTCAGTGGTGATCGTCTATTGAAACAGATTGCCATCCGCCTCCGAGAAGTTGTCTACAACACCGATACCCTGGCTCGACTAGGGGGTGACGAATTTGCCATCGTTTCATCAATTGCATCGGAGGAGGATGTCTACACCGTCATAGAAAAGATCCAGCGTGCATTCGCCAGCCCTTTTTCACTGAATAAAATGCAGCTCGATGTACAGGCCAGCATCGGCGTTGCCTTTGCGCCCAAGCACGGCCAGAATCTGGAAAGTCTGATGCAATGTGCCGACGTCGCCATGTACATAGCCAAAGAAGATAAACGGCACTATTACATCTATGAAGCAGCCATGGACAAGCACAGTTCCAGGCGCCTGAGCATGATCGCCCAGTTACGGCAGGCCATCACCAAAGGAGACCTGTGCCTGCACTACCAACCCCAAATAGATACAAAAACAGGCCAACTCACCGGTGTCGAAGCACTGGTACGATGGAACCACAACGAATATGGTCTGGTACCACCGGATGAATTTATTTATCTGGCAGAGCAGAGTGGCTTGATAACAGAGTTGTCGCGCTGGGTACTGCGCACTGCAGTCGAGCAGGCAACTGACTGGTCCCGCCAGAATAAGCAGATCAATGTAGCGGTAAACATCTCCCCGGCAACCCTTCTGGACCCTGACTTGCCTGACTTTCTGGCAGGTCTGCTCGCATCTTCCCGACTGCCCAGGAACACTCTCGCACTGGAAATCACTGAACTATCCCTTGTCAGGGACCCGGATCTGGCCTTGGACGTTCTCAATCAAATCGTTGCTATGGGCGTGGCCATTGCGATTGATGATTTTGGTACCGGTTACTCATCAATGTCATACCTGAAAAAAATGCCCGCATCCCGACTCAAAATTGACAAGACCTTCGTCGCCGACATGCTGGACAACGAGAATGATGCCGCCATTGTTCGAGCCACCATTGGCCTGGCTCATGATCTGGGTATGCAGGTCATAGCAGAAGGAGTAGAAACGGAGGACATTGCGACAGCGTTACGCGAGCTCTCATGTGATTCTCTGCAGGGTTATTTCTTTAGCCCGCCATTACCCCTGAAGGCACTTGAGCTGTGGATTTCAGCAATAAGCGAAAAACAACCGGAATATACCTGA
- a CDS encoding urate hydroxylase PuuD, whose translation MSLEYINFLARWGHLLFGITWIGMLYYFNFVQGGYFKQATPEALSDAKAKLAPSALWWFRWGAMFTFITGLILLGGVHKQGVMNDYIVLGALMGTFMFLNVWLIIWPNQKIALGMVEGDGPSAGAKALLASRTNTLFSGPMAYCMLASPHMGYGADNLLSVNGGGMGMYVALAIIVALEANGLMGKQGPITTVRGVIVSSLVLTAVLVASLCYL comes from the coding sequence ATGTCCCTCGAATACATCAATTTTCTGGCCCGTTGGGGGCACCTGCTGTTCGGTATTACCTGGATTGGCATGCTCTATTACTTCAACTTTGTGCAGGGTGGTTACTTCAAGCAAGCAACGCCAGAGGCGCTGTCTGATGCCAAGGCGAAATTGGCGCCGAGTGCTTTGTGGTGGTTCCGCTGGGGAGCCATGTTCACTTTTATTACCGGCTTGATTCTGCTGGGTGGTGTGCACAAGCAAGGTGTCATGAATGACTATATTGTGCTGGGTGCGTTGATGGGTACTTTTATGTTCCTGAACGTGTGGCTGATTATCTGGCCAAACCAGAAAATTGCGCTGGGCATGGTTGAGGGCGATGGCCCTTCGGCAGGCGCAAAAGCGCTGCTGGCATCTCGCACCAATACACTGTTTTCCGGCCCAATGGCTTACTGCATGCTGGCATCACCGCATATGGGTTATGGTGCGGATAACCTGCTGTCTGTTAATGGCGGTGGTATGGGGATGTATGTTGCTCTGGCGATCATTGTTGCTCTGGAGGCAAATGGCTTGATGGGCAAGCAGGGTCCTATTACCACTGTTCGCGGTGTGATTGTTTCCAGTCTGGTGTTGACTGCCGTTCTGGTAGCTTCTCTCTGCTACCTGTAA